From the Armatimonadota bacterium genome, one window contains:
- a CDS encoding TatD family hydrolase, producing MRLIDTHCHLNDSEAFPDPGAAIDRARSAGVEKLIVIGIDMPSSERAVDIAHQFDDVYATVGWHPSYAANFDPSTLAQIETWLTDPKVVALGEVGLDYHWDHATREQQHECLIAQLDLAERISCGVVFHCRDAYDDLLDLLESRGDGRYLLHCFLGGKRHAERVISLGGYIGVDGPITYKKNDQLRTLIASLPSDRILIETDSPYLTPEPHRGHPNEPAYVAHVNDELAKALGVSPESCADLTTSNAERFFQFP from the coding sequence ATGCGGCTCATCGACACGCACTGCCATTTGAACGACAGCGAAGCGTTTCCAGACCCCGGAGCTGCGATCGACCGTGCGCGCAGCGCCGGTGTTGAAAAGCTGATCGTCATCGGCATCGACATGCCGAGCAGCGAGCGCGCGGTCGATATTGCGCACCAGTTCGACGATGTGTACGCCACAGTAGGCTGGCACCCGTCGTACGCGGCGAACTTTGACCCCTCGACGCTCGCGCAGATCGAGACCTGGCTAACAGACCCGAAGGTCGTTGCCCTCGGCGAGGTCGGACTCGACTACCACTGGGATCACGCCACTCGGGAGCAGCAGCACGAGTGTCTCATTGCGCAGCTCGACCTGGCTGAACGGATCTCCTGCGGCGTCGTATTCCACTGCCGCGACGCTTACGACGACCTGCTTGATCTGCTCGAAAGCCGAGGAGATGGCCGGTACTTGCTGCATTGCTTTCTCGGAGGAAAGCGGCACGCAGAGCGCGTTATCAGTTTGGGGGGATATATCGGCGTTGACGGCCCGATCACATACAAGAAGAACGATCAACTCCGCACGCTGATAGCGAGCCTTCCCAGCGATCGGATCCTGATAGAGACGGACAGCCCGTACCTGACGCCTGAGCCGCACCGAGGACACCCGAACGAGCCAGCTTACGTCGCGCATGTGAACGACGAATTAGCGAAGGCGCTGGGCGTCTCGCCGGAGTCGTGCGCCGACCTGACTACGTCGAACGCCGAGCGTTTCTTTCAGTTCCCCTGA
- the pdxS gene encoding pyridoxal 5'-phosphate synthase lyase subunit PdxS, which produces MPSGAQKTWREKVGLAEMLKGGVIMDVTSADQAKIAEDAGAVAVMALERVPADIRRDGGVARMSDPEMILDIKETVTIPVMAKCRIGHFVEAEILQALEVDFVDESEVLTPADNANHVDKHPFTVPFVCGARNLGEAMRRCGEGAALIRTKGEAGTGDVVEAVNHMRTIMSEMAVVHNAREDELDALAKEHRAPLDMLRVVHETGKLPVPNFSAGGIATPADAALMMKLGAETVFVGSGIFKSGDPAKRAKAIVEAVLFFDDAKRLAEISRNLGEPMVGINVSSIDEKELLAPRGW; this is translated from the coding sequence ATGCCCTCGGGCGCCCAGAAGACGTGGCGCGAGAAAGTCGGCCTTGCAGAGATGCTCAAGGGCGGCGTCATCATGGACGTCACCAGCGCCGACCAGGCGAAGATCGCCGAAGACGCAGGCGCGGTCGCGGTGATGGCGCTCGAGCGCGTGCCCGCCGACATCCGGCGCGACGGCGGGGTCGCCCGCATGAGCGACCCGGAGATGATCCTGGACATCAAGGAGACCGTCACGATCCCCGTGATGGCCAAGTGCCGAATCGGCCACTTCGTCGAAGCTGAAATCCTACAGGCGCTTGAGGTCGATTTCGTCGACGAGAGCGAGGTTCTGACCCCCGCCGACAACGCAAACCACGTCGATAAGCACCCGTTCACGGTTCCGTTCGTGTGCGGCGCGCGGAACCTTGGCGAGGCGATGCGGCGGTGTGGCGAGGGCGCGGCGCTGATCCGCACCAAGGGCGAGGCCGGCACCGGCGACGTCGTCGAGGCCGTCAACCACATGCGCACGATCATGTCGGAGATGGCTGTCGTTCACAATGCTCGCGAGGACGAGCTTGACGCGCTAGCGAAGGAACACCGGGCTCCCCTGGATATGCTGCGCGTCGTGCATGAGACAGGCAAGCTGCCCGTGCCGAACTTCAGCGCTGGCGGGATCGCGACCCCAGCGGACGCGGCGCTGATGATGAAGCTCGGCGCGGAGACCGTCTTCGTCGGCTCCGGCATCTTCAAGTCCGGCGACCCGGCGAAGCGTGCGAAGGCGATCGTCGAGGCTGTGCTGTTCTTCGACGATGCGAAGAGGCTGGCCGAGATCAGCCGCAACCTCGGCGAACCGATGGTCGGGATCAACGTTTCGTCGATCGACGAGAAAGAACTGCTCGCCCCGCGAGGCTGGTAA